One Dromiciops gliroides isolate mDroGli1 chromosome 3, mDroGli1.pri, whole genome shotgun sequence DNA segment encodes these proteins:
- the KBTBD3 gene encoding kelch repeat and BTB domain-containing protein 3 isoform X2 yields the protein MRRAMFEVNMKERDDGSVTISNLSPKAVKAFLDYAYTGKTEITDDNVEMIFQLSSFLQVSYLSKACSDFLIKSIDLVNCLQLLSISDSYGASHLFDHALKFVQHHFSLLLKSTDFLEINFGVLQKCLEADELNVPEEESVLKAVLNWTKHNLESRQKHLPHLMKKVRLHQLSEETLQDCLLSEDHLLKSTKCFDIIRDAIKCVQRSSGLFPDARPSTTEKYIFVHKTEEAGENQHTFCYNIKTDKWKVLPQTHMIDLPGSSLSSYGEKIFMTGGCKGKCCRTVRLHIAESYHDATDQTWCYCPVKNDFFLVSAMKKPRTMHTSVVALNKLFVIGGKTRGAQDIKSLLDVDSYNPLSKEWLSVSHLPRGIYYPEASACQNVIYVLGSEVEITDAFNPSLDCFFKYNATIDQWSELVAEFGQFFHATLIKAVPVNSTLYICDLSTYKVYSFCPDTCVWKGEGSFECAGFNAGAVGIEDKIYILGGDYAPDEITDEVQVYHSNRSEWEEVSPMPKALTEFYCQVIQFNKYRDPWFSTYLY from the coding sequence GGCTATGTTtgaagtaaacatgaaagaacgAGATGATGGGAGTGTCACCATTAGTAATTTGTCCCCCAAAGCAGTGAAAGCTTTTCTTGATTATGCCTATACTGGAAAAACAGAAATAACAGATGACAATGTGGAAATGATCTTCCAGTTGTCATCATTTCTTCAAGTTTCATACCTTTCCAAAGCTTGCAgtgattttttaataaaaagtattGATCTTGTCAATTGTTTACAGTTGTTATCAATATCAGATAGCTATGGTGCTTCACATTTGTTTGACCATGCACTCAAATTTGTACAGCATCATTTTTCTCTGCTACTCAAATCCACAGactttttagaaattaattttggAGTATTACAAAAATGTTTGGAAGCAGATGAATTAAATGTTCCTGAAGAAGAATCTGTGTTGAAAGCAGTTCTTAATTGGACCAAACATAACCTGGAATCAAGGCAAAAGCATCTGCCTCATTTGATGAAAAAAGTACGCTTACATCAATTATCTGAGGAGACTCTACAGGACTGCCTCCTCTCGGAAGATCATTTACTCAAAAGCACCAAGTGCTTTGACATAATCAGGGATGCAATTAAATGTGTGCAACGTTCCAGTGGACTCTTTCCAGATGCACGTCCATCCACaactgaaaaatatatatttgttcacAAAACTGAAGAAGCAGGAGAAAACCAGCACACATTTTGCTATAATATTAAAACAGATAAATGGAAAGTGCTGCCACAGACTCACATGATTGATTTGCCAGGGTCTAGTCTATCTAGTTATGGAGAGAAAATATTCATGACAGGTGGTTGCAAAGGTAAATGTTGCAGAACTGTTCGACTTCATATTGCTGAGTCATATCATGATGCCACTGATCAGACTTGGTGCTACTGCCCAGTCAAGAATGACTTCTTCTTAGTATCAGCAATGAAAAAACCAAGAACCATGCACACATCCGTTGTGGCTCTCAATAAATTGTTTGTCATAGGTGGAAAAACTAGAGGAGCTCAGGACATTAAAAGTCTGTTGGATGTTGACTCTTACAATCCTCTTTCCAAAGAATGGTTATCTGTAAGCCATTTGCCTAGAGGCATATACTATCCAGAAGCAAGTGCTTGCCAAAATGTGATTTATGTTCTAGGATCTGAAGTAGAGATTACTGATGCCTTTAACCCATCTCTTGATTGCTTTTTTAAATATAATGCCACAATTGATCAGTGGTCTGAACTAGTAGCAGAATTTGGCCAGTTTTTTCATGCAACATTAATCAAGGCAGTACCAGTAAATTCCACACTGTATATATGTGACCTTTCTACCTACAAGGTTTATAGTTTTTGTCCAGACACATGTGTTTGGAAGGGGGAAGGATCTTTTGAATGTGCAGGATTTAATGCAGGTGCAGTTGGAATTGAAGATAAAATTTACATATTAGGTGGTGATTATGCTCCAGATGAAATTACAGATGAAGTGCAGGTCTACCACAGCAACAGATCTGAGTGGGAAGAAGTATCACCAATGCCAAAAGCATTAACTGAGTTTTATTGCCaagtgattcaattcaataaatacagGGACCCGTGGTTTTCTACTTATTTGTATTAA
- the KBTBD3 gene encoding kelch repeat and BTB domain-containing protein 3 isoform X3, producing MFEVNMKERDDGSVTISNLSPKAVKAFLDYAYTGKTEITDDNVEMIFQLSSFLQVSYLSKACSDFLIKSIDLVNCLQLLSISDSYGASHLFDHALKFVQHHFSLLLKSTDFLEINFGVLQKCLEADELNVPEEESVLKAVLNWTKHNLESRQKHLPHLMKKVRLHQLSEETLQDCLLSEDHLLKSTKCFDIIRDAIKCVQRSSGLFPDARPSTTEKYIFVHKTEEAGENQHTFCYNIKTDKWKVLPQTHMIDLPGSSLSSYGEKIFMTGGCKGKCCRTVRLHIAESYHDATDQTWCYCPVKNDFFLVSAMKKPRTMHTSVVALNKLFVIGGKTRGAQDIKSLLDVDSYNPLSKEWLSVSHLPRGIYYPEASACQNVIYVLGSEVEITDAFNPSLDCFFKYNATIDQWSELVAEFGQFFHATLIKAVPVNSTLYICDLSTYKVYSFCPDTCVWKGEGSFECAGFNAGAVGIEDKIYILGGDYAPDEITDEVQVYHSNRSEWEEVSPMPKALTEFYCQVIQFNKYRDPWFSTYLY from the coding sequence ATGTTtgaagtaaacatgaaagaacgAGATGATGGGAGTGTCACCATTAGTAATTTGTCCCCCAAAGCAGTGAAAGCTTTTCTTGATTATGCCTATACTGGAAAAACAGAAATAACAGATGACAATGTGGAAATGATCTTCCAGTTGTCATCATTTCTTCAAGTTTCATACCTTTCCAAAGCTTGCAgtgattttttaataaaaagtattGATCTTGTCAATTGTTTACAGTTGTTATCAATATCAGATAGCTATGGTGCTTCACATTTGTTTGACCATGCACTCAAATTTGTACAGCATCATTTTTCTCTGCTACTCAAATCCACAGactttttagaaattaattttggAGTATTACAAAAATGTTTGGAAGCAGATGAATTAAATGTTCCTGAAGAAGAATCTGTGTTGAAAGCAGTTCTTAATTGGACCAAACATAACCTGGAATCAAGGCAAAAGCATCTGCCTCATTTGATGAAAAAAGTACGCTTACATCAATTATCTGAGGAGACTCTACAGGACTGCCTCCTCTCGGAAGATCATTTACTCAAAAGCACCAAGTGCTTTGACATAATCAGGGATGCAATTAAATGTGTGCAACGTTCCAGTGGACTCTTTCCAGATGCACGTCCATCCACaactgaaaaatatatatttgttcacAAAACTGAAGAAGCAGGAGAAAACCAGCACACATTTTGCTATAATATTAAAACAGATAAATGGAAAGTGCTGCCACAGACTCACATGATTGATTTGCCAGGGTCTAGTCTATCTAGTTATGGAGAGAAAATATTCATGACAGGTGGTTGCAAAGGTAAATGTTGCAGAACTGTTCGACTTCATATTGCTGAGTCATATCATGATGCCACTGATCAGACTTGGTGCTACTGCCCAGTCAAGAATGACTTCTTCTTAGTATCAGCAATGAAAAAACCAAGAACCATGCACACATCCGTTGTGGCTCTCAATAAATTGTTTGTCATAGGTGGAAAAACTAGAGGAGCTCAGGACATTAAAAGTCTGTTGGATGTTGACTCTTACAATCCTCTTTCCAAAGAATGGTTATCTGTAAGCCATTTGCCTAGAGGCATATACTATCCAGAAGCAAGTGCTTGCCAAAATGTGATTTATGTTCTAGGATCTGAAGTAGAGATTACTGATGCCTTTAACCCATCTCTTGATTGCTTTTTTAAATATAATGCCACAATTGATCAGTGGTCTGAACTAGTAGCAGAATTTGGCCAGTTTTTTCATGCAACATTAATCAAGGCAGTACCAGTAAATTCCACACTGTATATATGTGACCTTTCTACCTACAAGGTTTATAGTTTTTGTCCAGACACATGTGTTTGGAAGGGGGAAGGATCTTTTGAATGTGCAGGATTTAATGCAGGTGCAGTTGGAATTGAAGATAAAATTTACATATTAGGTGGTGATTATGCTCCAGATGAAATTACAGATGAAGTGCAGGTCTACCACAGCAACAGATCTGAGTGGGAAGAAGTATCACCAATGCCAAAAGCATTAACTGAGTTTTATTGCCaagtgattcaattcaataaatacagGGACCCGTGGTTTTCTACTTATTTGTATTAA